The Coleofasciculus sp. FACHB-1120 region TGTAAATCTCACGCTTTACCTGAACAAGCAGATCGCGTACTCGATTGGCTTGCTCCACATTGCCACTTCGAGCAACTTGGGTGACGGCATCATTCAACTGAGTTAAAGTATGCCGCAACTCAATCAATTCAGAAGGCTTACTTTCCGTAAAACTGTCGCGAGCGTTTCTAGAATGAGAGTGCTGGTGGCGATCGCTCAAGAATTGTCTGCCACTCTCTGTAATCGTATAAACTCGCTTGCCCTCGACCTCCTCACTGGTCAAATAACCGCCTTCTTCCAGCATCTGAAGCGTTGGATAGACAGAGCCTGGACTAGGGCGGCGAAAGCCACCGCGACGTGCTTCTAACTCTTTCATCAATTCATAACCATGCTGGGGACGCTCAGAGAGAAGCTCCAGCAGAATGAACTTAATATCGCCGCGACGGGTACGAGGCTCATCTCCCCATCCACCACCAGACGAACCTCTGCCTCCATGTCGCCCACTCATGAAAAATCGATTGCCAAATCCTTCTCCTGCCCATG contains the following coding sequences:
- a CDS encoding PadR family transcriptional regulator; translated protein: MFRPFHSRTPMPAWAGEGFGNRFFMSGRHGGRGSSGGGWGDEPRTRRGDIKFILLELLSERPQHGYELMKELEARRGGFRRPSPGSVYPTLQMLEEGGYLTSEEVEGKRVYTITESGRQFLSDRHQHSHSRNARDSFTESKPSELIELRHTLTQLNDAVTQVARSGNVEQANRVRDLLVQVKREIYKLLAEQ